One window of Tenacibaculum maritimum NCIMB 2154 genomic DNA carries:
- a CDS encoding hydroxymethylglutaryl-CoA lyase yields MERVKIIECPRDAMQGIKDRFISTEAKVRYINSLLKVGFDTIDFGSFVSPKAIPQMKDTAAVLSQLDLERTESKLLAIVANVRGANDASQFEEINYLGYPFSISENFQMRNTHKTIAQSIETLKEILAIANRKNKQVVTYLSMGFGNPYGDPWNVGIVAEWTEKLSNMGVKIVSLSDTVGSSTPESIHYLFSNLIPKYPQIEFGAHLHTTPLKWHEKVDSAYKAGCRRFDGAIKGYGGCPMAKDELTGNMPTEKLLSYFTAMKAETNIKPMSFESAYNKALEVF; encoded by the coding sequence ATTGAAAGAGTTAAAATCATAGAATGTCCGAGAGACGCAATGCAAGGAATTAAAGATCGTTTTATTTCAACAGAAGCAAAAGTGAGATATATCAATTCTTTACTAAAAGTAGGGTTTGATACAATTGATTTTGGGAGTTTTGTATCTCCAAAAGCAATTCCACAAATGAAGGATACTGCAGCTGTTTTATCACAGTTAGATTTGGAGAGAACTGAAAGTAAATTATTAGCAATAGTTGCTAATGTAAGAGGAGCAAATGATGCGTCTCAATTTGAAGAAATAAATTACTTAGGATATCCTTTTTCTATATCAGAAAATTTTCAAATGAGAAATACGCATAAGACAATTGCTCAATCTATTGAAACTTTGAAAGAGATTTTAGCTATCGCAAATAGAAAAAATAAGCAAGTTGTAACCTATTTATCCATGGGGTTTGGAAACCCATATGGAGATCCTTGGAATGTAGGAATTGTAGCAGAGTGGACCGAAAAACTTTCGAATATGGGAGTAAAAATAGTATCTTTGTCAGATACTGTTGGTAGTTCAACCCCGGAAAGCATTCACTATTTGTTTTCGAACTTAATTCCAAAATACCCTCAAATAGAGTTTGGAGCACATTTACATACAACACCTTTAAAATGGCATGAGAAAGTAGATAGTGCTTATAAGGCAGGTTGCCGTAGGTTTGATGGAGCTATTAAAGGTTATGGAGGTTGCCCTATGGCAAAAGATGAATTAACGGGAAATATGCCCACAGAGAAGTTGCTGTCTTATTTTACAGCAATGAAAGCAGAAACCAATATAAAACCAATGAGCTTTGAGAGTGCATATAATAAGGCTCTGGAAGTATTTTAA
- a CDS encoding superoxide dismutase has product MTISKQLPLLPYKRNDLAPFITEETLNYHYGKHHMNYLNNLNKLIEDTPLTNLSLEQLILKSFKEKNFSLFNNAAQHWNHSFFWECLSPNGGKLPFGKIAKLIDRDFGNFENFKNLFSETAIKLFGCGWAWLALNKEGVLEIIPMKDAHTPLTENKKPILTLDVWEHAYYIDYRNGRPKFVEGFWEVINWKFANQNLK; this is encoded by the coding sequence ATGACAATCTCTAAACAACTCCCTTTATTACCATATAAAAGAAACGATTTAGCTCCTTTTATTACTGAAGAAACACTTAATTATCATTACGGGAAACACCATATGAATTATCTTAATAATTTAAATAAACTAATAGAAGACACTCCTCTTACTAACCTAAGCTTAGAGCAACTTATCTTGAAGTCTTTTAAAGAAAAAAACTTTAGCTTATTTAATAATGCTGCCCAACATTGGAACCATAGTTTTTTCTGGGAATGCCTTTCTCCTAACGGTGGAAAACTTCCATTTGGAAAAATTGCCAAACTCATTGATAGGGATTTTGGGAATTTTGAAAATTTTAAAAACTTATTTTCAGAAACAGCTATAAAACTATTTGGTTGTGGATGGGCTTGGCTTGCTCTAAATAAAGAAGGTGTTTTGGAGATTATTCCTATGAAAGATGCTCATACTCCACTCACTGAAAACAAAAAACCTATATTAACATTAGATGTTTGGGAGCATGCTTATTATATTGATTATAGAAATGGTAGACCTAAATTTGTAGAAGGTTTTTGGGAAGTAATTAATTGGAAGTTTGCTAATCAAAATCTTAAATAA